A single region of the Nicotiana sylvestris chromosome 6, ASM39365v2, whole genome shotgun sequence genome encodes:
- the LOC138871277 gene encoding uncharacterized protein: MAEYEACIMGLNLDIDMNIEELLVIGDLDLLVHQVQGEWATKNTKILPYLYHVKELMKIFTMIEFKHVPRIQNEFADALATLASMIKHPDKNFIDPVPVRIHNQLAYCDHVEAETDGKHWFHDIKEYLSKGEYPE, from the coding sequence atggcggaatatgaggcttgcatcatggggctcaatctgGACATCGATATGAATATAGAAGAACTGCTAGTAATCGGTGATttggatcttttggtacatcaggttcaaggagaatgggctacgaagAACACAAAGATACTACCCTACTTGTATCATGTGAAGGAATTGATGAAAATATTCACAatgatagaattcaaacatgtacctagaattcaaaatgagtttgcaGACGCACTAGCCACTCTGGCATCAATGATAAAACAtccggacaagaatttcattgatcccgtcccggtgaggatccataatcaactGGCTTACTGTGATCATGTTGAAGCAGAAACGGATGGAAAAcattggttccacgacatcaaagaatatttgtcaaaaggagaatatccagagtag